In one window of Drosophila ananassae strain 14024-0371.13 chromosome XR, ASM1763931v2, whole genome shotgun sequence DNA:
- the LOC26515046 gene encoding uncharacterized protein LOC26515046 isoform X2 — protein MENSTDLRSQQVIDSNDNSIDLKMNMMKRQQLMSKAKKATESLRRKRQMSSEIQKELDKTRQEIEKERNSLKRKQQIAEAQNKYRQNKQQKLRCLFEEIPEAKSFCSQRSTVGRPPIEDDQPLLHKTILEIALFESGADERRRTNLVRSVKTLSDLHKELKKEGFNLSRSATYLRLLPRRSSSIEEKRHVRTVPVKLSIKYLESIPKISFSACNNS, from the exons ATGGAAAATTCTACTGATCTAAGGTCTCAGCAAG TGATCGATTCAAATGACAATTCCATCGATCTAAAAATGAACATG ATGAAACGACAACAACTAATGTCAAAAGCGAAAAAAGCTACAGAAAGCCTGCGCAGGAAAAGGCAAATGTCTAGCGAAATCCAAAAGGAGCTTGATAAAACTAGGCAAGAAATTGAAAAGGAAAGAAATAGCCTCAAGCGCAAGCAACAAATTGCAGAAGCTCAAAATAAATACAGGCagaataaacaacaaaaattgcGTTGCCTATTTGAGGAAATTCCTGAAGCTAAAAGTTTTTGTAGCCAACGATCTACAGTCGGCAGACCCCCGATTGAAGACGATCAACCGCTTCTCCATAAAACTATTTTGGAGATAGCCTTGTTTGAAAGTGGAGCTGATGAAAGGAGGCGCACTAACCTTGTTAGAAGTGTAAAAACCTTGTCTGATCTTCACAAAGAGCTCAAAAAAGAAGGGTTTAACTTGTCGAGAAGCGCAACCTATCTAAGACTATTGCCTAGAAGATCTTCCTCGATTGAAGAAAAACGTCATGTGAGAACGGTACCGGTAAAGCTATCTATAAAATATCTTGAAAGCATCCCAAAAATCAGCTTCTCGGCATgcaataattcataa
- the LOC26515046 gene encoding uncharacterized protein LOC26515046 isoform X1, which translates to MVLHVGGKIIILYIFTYLQNICTPKNDVPHSAIEMENSTDLRSQQVIDSNDNSIDLKMNMMKRQQLMSKAKKATESLRRKRQMSSEIQKELDKTRQEIEKERNSLKRKQQIAEAQNKYRQNKQQKLRCLFEEIPEAKSFCSQRSTVGRPPIEDDQPLLHKTILEIALFESGADERRRTNLVRSVKTLSDLHKELKKEGFNLSRSATYLRLLPRRSSSIEEKRHVRTVPVKLSIKYLESIPKISFSACNNS; encoded by the exons ATGGTTTTGCATGTTGgtggaaaaattattatattatatatttttacctATTTACAGAATATATGTACTCCCAAAAATGATGTTCCTCACTCAGCGATCGAAATGGAAAATTCTACTGATCTAAGGTCTCAGCAAG TGATCGATTCAAATGACAATTCCATCGATCTAAAAATGAACATG ATGAAACGACAACAACTAATGTCAAAAGCGAAAAAAGCTACAGAAAGCCTGCGCAGGAAAAGGCAAATGTCTAGCGAAATCCAAAAGGAGCTTGATAAAACTAGGCAAGAAATTGAAAAGGAAAGAAATAGCCTCAAGCGCAAGCAACAAATTGCAGAAGCTCAAAATAAATACAGGCagaataaacaacaaaaattgcGTTGCCTATTTGAGGAAATTCCTGAAGCTAAAAGTTTTTGTAGCCAACGATCTACAGTCGGCAGACCCCCGATTGAAGACGATCAACCGCTTCTCCATAAAACTATTTTGGAGATAGCCTTGTTTGAAAGTGGAGCTGATGAAAGGAGGCGCACTAACCTTGTTAGAAGTGTAAAAACCTTGTCTGATCTTCACAAAGAGCTCAAAAAAGAAGGGTTTAACTTGTCGAGAAGCGCAACCTATCTAAGACTATTGCCTAGAAGATCTTCCTCGATTGAAGAAAAACGTCATGTGAGAACGGTACCGGTAAAGCTATCTATAAAATATCTTGAAAGCATCCCAAAAATCAGCTTCTCGGCATgcaataattcataa